The following coding sequences lie in one Mycoplasma crocodyli MP145 genomic window:
- the greA gene encoding transcription elongation factor GreA, giving the protein MSNQNAQEKIFLAKETLEKYKKEYDHLVNVERPAIQAALKDARAQGDLSENAEYDAARDKQGVIEGRITELESILDKAVIIETSKDGKIGIGSTVTYFSHLDKQQHIVTIMGSHDANPFENKISNESPLAVAMLDREKGEKIEVDAPSKYMIDILEIVTK; this is encoded by the coding sequence ATGTCAAACCAAAATGCACAAGAAAAAATATTTTTAGCAAAGGAAACATTAGAAAAATATAAAAAAGAATATGATCATTTAGTTAATGTTGAACGTCCAGCGATTCAAGCTGCCTTAAAAGACGCTAGAGCACAAGGTGACCTTTCAGAAAATGCCGAATATGATGCTGCAAGAGATAAACAAGGAGTTATTGAAGGTAGAATAACAGAACTTGAATCAATTCTTGATAAAGCAGTTATTATTGAAACTTCAAAAGATGGAAAGATTGGAATTGGTTCAACTGTAACTTATTTTTCACACCTTGATAAACAACAACACATTGTAACAATTATGGGTTCCCATGATGCTAATCCATTTGAAAATAAAATTTCAAACGAAAGCCCACTTGCAGTAGCGATGTTAGATCGCGAAAAAGGCGAAAAAATCGAAGTTGACGCTCCTTCAAAATACATGATTGATATTTTAGAAATAGTTACCAAGTAA
- the hpt gene encoding hypoxanthine phosphoribosyltransferase has product MTKDYRVKRILYTREFLEEKIKLAAEWVNETYKNSEELIIVALLKGSIPFLAQLIKDVKVDHSIDFLTASSYAGGHSSTGSVKIIMDLANDIEGKDVLIVEDIIDSGITLSKIKELLTAKKPKSFRIITLLDKPMNRKVDLHADYSAIIAPNEFLVGFGLDYKEKMRNLPYVGVFDEQYIK; this is encoded by the coding sequence ATGACAAAAGATTATAGAGTTAAAAGAATTCTTTACACACGTGAATTTCTAGAAGAAAAAATAAAACTAGCTGCTGAATGAGTTAATGAAACATATAAAAATTCAGAGGAATTAATTATTGTTGCTTTACTAAAGGGGAGCATTCCTTTTCTAGCCCAATTGATTAAAGATGTTAAAGTTGATCACTCGATTGATTTTTTAACTGCAAGTAGTTATGCTGGTGGTCATTCATCAACTGGAAGTGTTAAAATTATTATGGACTTAGCAAATGATATAGAAGGTAAGGATGTTTTAATTGTTGAAGATATTATTGATAGCGGAATCACTTTGAGTAAAATTAAAGAATTATTAACTGCCAAAAAACCTAAGTCATTCAGAATTATCACACTTTTAGATAAACCGATGAACAGAAAAGTTGATCTTCATGCTGACTATAGCGCTATCATTGCACCTAATGAATTTTTGGTTGGATTTGGTCTTGACTATAAAGAAAAAATGAGAAATTTACCTTATGTAGGAGTTTTTGATGAACAATACATTAAATAA
- a CDS encoding MPN527 family putative ECF transporter permease subunit → MGLKFNKSAENITIKITLTGFLLGLTLLFNYLGTFMSFFGTFLKFDLSLIFVFATFAFVGRWYGICVLLLRFILGPLMSASVSAVTPDKWLGHFILLTNHVIYIICFFTFYSLFKKQFIKNQVNNELINDQESKTLHLSKKQFYLRLSIVLLISIFITSLIITTLSTFIFNPIYFWILNKLGYIPVALESPSYLSLIKVYDPKLKIFFFYISNYTLGSYALFIPFNLLNLTINSIIISIILFTDYKTKIFSKYKRSNQNIY, encoded by the coding sequence ATGGGTTTAAAATTTAACAAGTCAGCTGAAAATATAACTATTAAAATTACATTAACCGGGTTTTTATTAGGACTTACACTCTTATTTAATTACTTAGGTACATTTATGTCGTTTTTTGGAACCTTTCTAAAATTTGACTTATCCTTAATTTTTGTATTCGCAACTTTTGCATTTGTTGGTCGTTGATACGGAATTTGTGTATTACTATTACGTTTTATTCTTGGTCCACTAATGAGTGCATCAGTCTCGGCTGTTACACCTGATAAATGACTTGGTCATTTTATTCTTTTAACTAATCACGTCATTTATATAATTTGTTTTTTTACTTTTTATAGTTTGTTTAAAAAACAGTTTATAAAGAACCAAGTTAATAACGAATTAATAAATGATCAAGAATCAAAAACTCTGCATCTCAGTAAAAAACAATTTTATTTAAGATTATCAATTGTTTTACTTATATCTATTTTCATAACCTCACTTATAATAACAACTCTATCTACCTTTATTTTCAACCCTATTTATTTTTGAATACTTAATAAATTAGGTTATATTCCTGTTGCACTTGAAAGCCCCAGTTACTTATCACTTATTAAAGTTTATGATCCTAAATTAAAAATATTCTTCTTTTACATAAGTAACTATACATTGGGATCATATGCACTTTTCATACCATTTAATTTATTAAACCTAACAATAAATTCAATTATTATTTCAATAATACTTTTTACAGATTATAAAACCAAGATTTTTAGCAAATATAAAAGATCTAACCAAAACATATATTAG
- the upp gene encoding uracil phosphoribosyltransferase — protein sequence MLKIINHPLIDIKLTVMRDKNTDHSKFRRNLNEIASLMAYEILREYKTKPMKVTTPLDVEFKGHTFNKEIVIVPILRAGLGMVEGLLELVPQARVGHIGLYRDEETLEPHEYFYKMPLVSKDSHIIVVDPMLATGGSSIDAIKTLRKDGFNDISLVCLVGAPEGVKNVLNEFGNNFNIFLAALDDKLNEIGYITPGLGDAGDRIFGTK from the coding sequence ATGCTAAAAATTATTAATCATCCGCTTATTGATATTAAACTTACAGTAATGCGTGATAAAAATACTGATCACTCAAAGTTTAGAAGAAACCTTAATGAAATAGCTTCATTAATGGCTTATGAAATTTTAAGAGAGTATAAAACTAAGCCTATGAAAGTTACAACTCCACTTGATGTTGAATTTAAAGGTCATACCTTCAATAAAGAAATTGTAATTGTACCAATTTTAAGAGCTGGTCTTGGAATGGTAGAGGGTCTTTTAGAATTAGTTCCACAAGCAAGAGTAGGACACATTGGACTATATAGAGATGAAGAAACTCTTGAACCACATGAATACTTTTATAAAATGCCACTAGTAAGCAAGGATAGTCACATTATAGTTGTTGATCCTATGCTTGCAACTGGTGGTTCATCAATTGATGCTATTAAAACACTTAGAAAAGATGGATTTAATGATATTTCACTTGTATGCCTTGTAGGTGCTCCAGAAGGAGTTAAAAATGTATTAAATGAATTCGGAAACAACTTTAATATATTTTTAGCAGCTCTAGATGACAAACTCAATGAAATAGGATATATTACACCAGGATTAGGTGATGCTGGAGATAGAATTTTCGGTACCAAATAA
- a CDS encoding ABC transporter permease yields MKVNVKRIYSLKGTLYYLTKRNFKNFFKDTKKLFFTILTPFIFLIFFGLFLGKITENNFETSFSNLSQIPTLFKKLEWKQVHTFTISFLLMGLLSVTAVSNAVSLSSVMVSDRQNDLLNDFFISPVKSSLVKFSYIFFNIIVNVLLSWLVMLTIVFYVLVRGLLFKELFIAYLKIFFLTIINCAVHSVIFVFIFSFVKNNGVYNALASILGTFIGVFVGAYFPINQFPKWLQAIVSLIPATQMNAIFRNEVYPVLLKEFYSNDIMSKIPQWFEEFIDLKAILFTKRVEWYYSLTYIVSFGIIFATLSAAIKLNLQRRK; encoded by the coding sequence ATGAAAGTAAATGTAAAACGAATATATAGTTTAAAAGGTACACTTTATTATCTAACAAAAAGAAATTTTAAAAACTTTTTTAAAGATACTAAAAAACTTTTCTTCACAATTTTAACTCCATTTATTTTCTTAATTTTCTTTGGTTTATTTTTAGGAAAAATTACTGAAAATAATTTTGAAACATCTTTCTCAAATCTTTCTCAAATTCCTACTTTATTTAAAAAACTTGAATGAAAACAAGTTCATACATTTACAATTTCATTTTTACTAATGGGATTACTTAGTGTAACTGCTGTTTCAAATGCTGTTAGTTTATCATCGGTCATGGTTTCAGACCGTCAAAATGATTTATTAAACGACTTCTTTATTTCGCCTGTTAAATCATCCCTTGTAAAATTTAGTTATATATTTTTCAATATTATTGTTAATGTTTTATTGAGTTGATTGGTTATGTTAACGATAGTTTTCTATGTTTTGGTTAGAGGACTACTGTTTAAAGAATTGTTTATAGCATATCTAAAAATATTCTTTTTAACAATTATTAACTGTGCTGTTCATTCTGTAATATTTGTTTTTATCTTCAGTTTTGTTAAAAATAATGGTGTTTATAATGCTCTAGCTTCAATTCTGGGAACATTTATTGGTGTTTTTGTTGGTGCATACTTCCCAATTAATCAATTTCCAAAATGACTACAAGCAATTGTTTCTTTAATTCCGGCTACTCAAATGAATGCAATATTCAGAAATGAAGTTTATCCAGTTCTACTTAAAGAATTCTACTCAAATGATATTATGTCTAAAATACCACAATGATTTGAAGAGTTTATAGATCTTAAAGCTATTTTATTCACAAAAAGAGTTGAATGATATTACAGTTTAACTTACATAGTTTCATTCGGCATAATCTTTGCTACTTTAAGTGCTGCTATTAAGTTAAATCTTCAAAGAAGAAAATAA
- a CDS encoding BC85_0335 family putative methyltransferase, with translation MSGIRLGLTISVVIVVVIAVVSVIGLRIAIARLRKKELKKDYQSMIKDLDNVREDAETLPFVLKDFYKSKTQDYDIESFINTIYKNNYKDVLVDYYNDNFVLAAIQEKCKISCFFDVNNFDIVSWNNAFEKFPTHINFTPKQYNNEELDLAIIKSKDLSNKEIFDTYFIKIKEKGMLIIDQKNQSKIDLMTIIKHLENNNIKHEVSFVKSKFLYIVK, from the coding sequence ATGTCTGGTATAAGATTAGGCTTAACAATTTCAGTTGTAATTGTAGTTGTTATAGCAGTAGTTTCGGTTATAGGATTAAGAATTGCTATTGCAAGATTAAGGAAAAAAGAACTTAAAAAGGACTATCAAAGTATGATAAAAGATCTTGATAATGTAAGAGAAGATGCCGAAACATTACCCTTTGTTTTAAAAGATTTTTATAAATCAAAAACGCAAGATTACGATATCGAATCATTTATTAATACAATTTATAAAAATAATTATAAGGATGTATTGGTTGATTATTATAATGATAATTTTGTTCTTGCTGCTATTCAAGAAAAATGTAAAATCTCATGTTTTTTCGATGTAAATAACTTTGATATTGTTTCTTGAAATAATGCATTTGAAAAATTTCCAACACACATTAATTTCACTCCAAAACAATATAATAATGAAGAACTAGATTTGGCTATTATAAAGTCAAAAGATTTATCTAATAAAGAAATTTTCGATACTTATTTTATAAAAATTAAGGAAAAAGGAATGTTAATAATAGACCAAAAAAATCAATCAAAAATCGACTTAATGACTATTATTAAACACCTTGAAAATAATAATATAAAGCATGAAGTTTCATTTGTCAAATCAAAATTTCTTTACATTGTAAAATAA
- a CDS encoding ABC transporter ATP-binding protein, translating to MNNTLNNNFIVSVKNVNKSFGKNHVLKDLSINLKEGQLFSFLGLNGAGKSTLVNIIAGLLKKDSGEIDIDGLKVGKDTEAIKQKIGILFQYPVMDPLLSVADNLMIRASLYHLKKDDLKKAFNKIVADFQLEKLLKRPYGKLSGGQQRRVNIARSLIHTPKILFLDEPTTGLDPVSRKLVWDVIEQTIREKHLTVFLTTHYMEEANNSDYVVIIDEGKIVSEGTPSELKVKYARASLIVYTQGKNEKLEKLFEKENIEYKVNVDKYIAIFKSIEPLHKFLVKHDDIIKEYEVLKGTMDDVFMNATGKKASDL from the coding sequence ATGAACAATACATTAAATAATAACTTTATTGTTTCAGTTAAAAATGTAAACAAAAGTTTTGGAAAGAATCACGTTCTTAAAGATTTGAGTATAAACCTTAAAGAAGGTCAATTATTTTCTTTTCTTGGTTTAAACGGCGCTGGTAAAAGTACACTTGTTAACATTATTGCCGGACTACTTAAAAAAGATTCTGGAGAAATAGATATTGATGGTTTAAAAGTAGGAAAAGATACAGAAGCGATTAAACAAAAAATAGGAATTTTATTTCAATATCCCGTTATGGATCCTCTTTTAAGTGTAGCTGATAATTTAATGATTAGAGCAAGTTTATATCACCTTAAAAAAGATGATTTAAAAAAAGCTTTTAATAAAATAGTTGCTGATTTTCAACTTGAAAAACTACTTAAAAGACCATACGGAAAATTAAGTGGTGGACAACAAAGAAGAGTAAATATTGCTCGTTCATTAATTCATACTCCTAAAATTTTATTTCTCGATGAGCCTACAACTGGATTGGATCCAGTGAGTAGGAAACTTGTTTGAGATGTTATTGAACAAACAATTAGAGAAAAACATTTAACAGTATTTCTTACAACTCACTACATGGAAGAAGCAAATAATTCTGATTATGTAGTTATTATTGATGAGGGTAAAATAGTTTCTGAAGGTACTCCATCAGAGTTAAAGGTTAAGTATGCTCGTGCTTCCTTAATAGTCTATACACAAGGAAAAAATGAAAAATTAGAAAAACTTTTTGAAAAAGAAAATATTGAATATAAAGTAAATGTTGACAAGTATATTGCTATCTTTAAAAGCATCGAACCGTTACACAAGTTTCTAGTTAAACATGATGACATTATTAAAGAATACGAAGTTCTAAAGGGAACAATGGATGATGTATTTATGAATGCAACAGGAAAGAAAGCGAGCGACTTATAA
- the ruvX gene encoding Holliday junction resolvase RuvX, with product MRKLALDLGSRTCGFAISDELEVIAIGLDNFRFFEDDYEAVKNEVLRYMKEYKIDGIILGYPKKNDGSKSDSTYRVENFKDLLSKFIDIPIIYVDEQYSTKNAEKILIALGLTRQKRKNFKDKLAAQLILEDYLNYYRR from the coding sequence ATGCGTAAGCTCGCTTTAGATTTAGGTAGCAGAACTTGTGGTTTTGCTATAAGTGATGAACTAGAAGTAATTGCAATTGGTCTTGATAATTTTAGATTTTTTGAAGATGACTATGAAGCTGTAAAAAATGAAGTTTTAAGATATATGAAAGAATACAAAATTGATGGAATTATTCTTGGATATCCTAAAAAAAATGATGGCTCTAAAAGTGATAGCACTTATAGAGTAGAAAATTTTAAAGATCTTCTTAGCAAATTTATTGACATTCCTATAATTTATGTAGACGAACAATATAGTACAAAAAATGCAGAAAAAATTCTAATAGCCTTAGGATTAACAAGACAAAAAAGAAAAAATTTTAAAGACAAATTGGCCGCTCAATTAATTTTGGAAGATTACTTAAATTACTATAGGAGGTAA
- the alaS gene encoding alanine--tRNA ligase, with the protein MDSKKIRQDWLNFFEKKNHLIVPTKSLVPVNDNSLLWINSGVATLKDYFSGKKIPPSKRLTNSQKAIRTNDIENVGITARHHTLFEMLGNFSIGDYFKKEAIEFAAEYLLTILKLDKNRLYFTYFHEDLETKQLWINCGFDPEHMIPGTRDTNFWEVGSGPCGPNTEIFYDRGQKYDSRGIELLKNDIENDRYVEIWNIVFSTYNSDGEGNYTELKQKNIDTGAGLERIVSVMQDAPTNFDTDLFLPIIHEIEKYTSYRYDINNYFVKNKDQVEINSCFQIIADHIRTVSNAIADGAKISNIGRGYIIRRLIRRCVYKSMKLKVTDSIFLYKLVKVVKQSLPFEYDVVKVEKAIKAEEQLFAKTIEKGKILLEKNISKGSSIFSGKTAFKLFETYGFPIELTMEILADQKVNIDMNEFEKAKQEHAEASKTKKTAGMDKVINSLTLLKSKIDIFVGYTDTKTTSKILKLFNSNKEIKESNDTAFLVLDKTPFYATSGGQRHDKGYILQNKNKIEIIDVFKDKHGNHIHVIKGKINKNDPVECFVDETIRLGLERNHSGTHLLYCALRNVLGNHIQQLGSDNNEERLTFDLPADNKPSDEKIKEIENLVNQYIKEDATRNYLQMSIEKAKEMNAILTLEEGEYMDKNNVRIVKFDNITADLCGGTHISNTAKLESFKIVEFSKKAAGIFRIKALTSNKLVNDYLTNEIKKVKNELNNNVEKLVKLDNNFKAKNVESKNLNVYLDNLISYNEEIKNKLKETSKQMHKIDDFDYETVKYENSKNASFAFVESDNIANIKQISLTLREKNPETINIVFSKNNNDFTIAIASKKINSNLLLQSIFKHFNGKGGGNEIFSMGKCQSTSSEELLSYIKELLNA; encoded by the coding sequence ATGGATTCAAAAAAAATTAGACAAGATTGATTAAATTTCTTTGAGAAAAAAAATCACTTAATTGTACCTACAAAAAGTTTGGTACCAGTTAATGATAATTCGTTGCTATGAATAAATTCGGGAGTTGCAACGCTTAAAGACTACTTTTCTGGCAAGAAAATACCACCTTCAAAAAGATTGACCAATTCTCAAAAAGCAATTAGAACAAATGATATTGAAAATGTTGGTATCACAGCAAGACACCACACACTTTTTGAAATGTTAGGAAACTTTTCTATTGGGGATTACTTTAAAAAAGAAGCTATTGAATTTGCTGCTGAATATTTATTAACTATTCTTAAACTAGATAAAAATAGACTATATTTTACATACTTTCATGAAGATTTAGAAACTAAGCAATTATGAATAAATTGTGGTTTCGATCCTGAACATATGATACCGGGTACAAGAGACACTAACTTTTGAGAGGTTGGTTCAGGGCCTTGTGGACCAAACACGGAAATATTTTATGACCGTGGTCAAAAATATGATTCAAGAGGAATTGAACTTCTTAAAAATGATATTGAAAACGACAGATATGTTGAAATATGGAATATTGTTTTTTCGACATACAATTCAGATGGTGAAGGAAATTATACCGAACTAAAACAAAAGAATATAGATACGGGTGCAGGTCTAGAAAGAATAGTTTCAGTTATGCAAGATGCTCCTACTAATTTTGATACTGATTTATTCTTACCTATTATTCATGAAATTGAAAAATACACATCATATAGATATGATATAAATAACTATTTTGTAAAAAATAAAGATCAAGTTGAAATAAATTCATGTTTCCAAATAATAGCTGATCACATAAGAACTGTTTCTAATGCAATTGCAGATGGTGCAAAAATTTCAAATATTGGCCGTGGATACATAATAAGACGTTTAATAAGAAGATGCGTTTATAAATCTATGAAATTAAAGGTCACTGATTCAATTTTCTTGTACAAGTTGGTAAAAGTTGTTAAACAATCTCTACCATTTGAGTATGATGTTGTAAAAGTGGAAAAGGCTATAAAAGCAGAAGAACAGCTGTTTGCTAAAACAATTGAAAAAGGAAAAATACTTCTTGAAAAAAACATCTCAAAAGGTTCAAGTATTTTTTCTGGTAAAACTGCATTTAAACTTTTTGAAACATATGGTTTTCCAATTGAATTAACTATGGAAATTTTAGCTGACCAAAAAGTTAATATTGATATGAATGAATTTGAAAAAGCAAAGCAAGAACATGCAGAAGCATCAAAAACAAAGAAAACTGCAGGTATGGATAAAGTTATAAATTCATTAACGCTACTCAAATCAAAAATAGATATTTTCGTTGGTTATACAGATACTAAAACAACAAGCAAAATTTTAAAATTATTTAATAGTAATAAAGAAATAAAAGAATCTAATGATACTGCTTTTTTAGTATTGGATAAAACTCCTTTTTATGCAACATCTGGTGGTCAAAGACATGATAAAGGTTATATCCTACAAAATAAAAACAAAATAGAAATTATTGATGTTTTCAAAGATAAACACGGAAACCACATTCATGTAATAAAAGGCAAGATTAATAAAAATGACCCGGTAGAATGTTTTGTAGATGAAACAATTAGACTTGGGCTTGAAAGAAATCACTCGGGCACACATTTACTATATTGTGCTTTAAGAAATGTTTTGGGTAATCACATCCAACAATTAGGAAGTGATAATAACGAAGAAAGATTAACTTTTGACTTACCAGCGGATAATAAGCCAAGTGATGAAAAAATTAAAGAAATTGAAAATCTTGTTAATCAATATATAAAGGAAGACGCCACAAGAAATTATCTTCAAATGAGCATAGAAAAAGCTAAAGAAATGAATGCAATTTTAACCCTTGAAGAAGGCGAATATATGGATAAAAACAACGTTAGAATTGTTAAATTTGATAATATTACAGCTGATTTATGTGGTGGAACACACATTTCAAATACAGCAAAATTAGAAAGTTTTAAAATTGTTGAATTCAGCAAAAAAGCAGCTGGAATATTCAGAATTAAAGCTCTAACTTCAAATAAATTAGTTAATGATTATTTAACGAACGAGATTAAAAAAGTAAAGAATGAACTTAATAATAATGTTGAAAAATTAGTTAAATTAGATAATAACTTCAAGGCTAAAAATGTTGAATCGAAAAATTTAAATGTTTATTTAGATAACTTAATTTCATATAATGAAGAAATTAAAAATAAATTAAAAGAAACCTCTAAACAAATGCATAAAATTGATGATTTTGACTATGAAACAGTTAAATATGAAAATTCTAAGAATGCAAGTTTTGCCTTTGTTGAATCTGATAACATAGCAAATATTAAACAAATTTCACTAACACTAAGAGAAAAGAATCCTGAAACAATTAACATAGTGTTTTCAAAAAATAATAATGATTTTACTATTGCTATCGCTTCTAAAAAAATCAATTCTAATTTATTACTTCAAAGCATTTTTAAACACTTTAACGGTAAAGGTGGAGGTAATGAAATTTTCTCAATGGGGAAATGTCAAAGCACATCAAGTGAAGAATTATTAAGTTACATTAAGGAACTTTTAAATGCGTAA